In Deltaproteobacteria bacterium, the sequence CGGCGGCGGAATCCATCCCGTCCTCCCAAGTACTGGGGCCTATGGAATCAATCAAGGAGCTGGACCGAAAAATTGAGTCATACCGGACCGGCTCAAACCTGACGCAGGAGGAGGTCGAGGCCAACCGGAAACTTAAGCAGGAAATCATCCGGGGGACCTTTGATCTTTACGAACTCTGCAAGCTGGCGCTGGATATCCACTGGAACGAGATCGCCGACAAGGATCAGCGCTATTTTACCGACCTGATGACCAGTCTATTGGAAAAAAAGGCCATTTTCTCGAAGGAGCAGGTGAAGGGGGAGGAAAAGGGCTATAAGGTTGTCTATAAGCAGGAAAAATTTATCGATGCAGAGAAGAAGAAGTCACAGGTCTCCACCAAAATTCTGGTTCCCTCAAAAAAAGTCGACCTCGACCTCAACTACAAGCTGACCCTGGCCCCCGCCGGCTGGAAGATCTTCGACGTGATTGTCGACGACGCCTCGCTGGTGGAAAACTACAAGTTCCAGTTTGACGCCATCATCAGGAAAAACGGTTATCCGGAACTGGTCAAAAGGATGGAAAACAAGTTGAAAGAGATGGATTGAGGTGTGATTCAAACGCCATTTAAACGCTGTATTGTTTTCCTGGTTGACGGCGCCCGGCCGGATGTCTTGAACGA encodes:
- a CDS encoding ABC transporter substrate-binding protein, producing the protein MRLILAVALSVCLTGCPVKKEEEKQAAAPAPPAVFLSPVAEATPAAESIPSSQVLGPMESIKELDRKIESYRTGSNLTQEEVEANRKLKQEIIRGTFDLYELCKLALDIHWNEIADKDQRYFTDLMTSLLEKKAIFSKEQVKGEEKGYKVVYKQEKFIDAEKKKSQVSTKILVPSKKVDLDLNYKLTLAPAGWKIFDVIVDDASLVENYKFQFDAIIRKNGYPELVKRMENKLKEMD